The Platichthys flesus chromosome 8, fPlaFle2.1, whole genome shotgun sequence genome has a window encoding:
- the smim19 gene encoding small integral membrane protein 19, with protein MGGHGALGNEPETIDYSVHEAWNEATNVYLLVILVSFGLLMYARKNKRKIMRIFTLPPTVGSSPEPNFYDSLQKVRLRQQLEMYSLARKMEQQQNQQQGQTDSVQLSME; from the exons ATGGGCGGACACGGGGCGCTGGGCAACGAGCCGGAGACCATCGACTACTCTGTGCACGAAGCGTGGAACGAGGCCACGAACGTGTACCTGCTGGTGATCCTGGTCAGCTTCGGGCTGCTCATGTACGCCAGAAA aaacaagaggaagatCATGCGCATCTTCACTCTGCCTCCCACCGTGGGCAGCAGCCCGGAGCCCAACTTCTACGACAGCCTGCAGAAGGTCCGCCTGCGGCAGCAGCTGGAGATGTACTCTCTGG CCAGAAAAATGGAGCAACAGCAAAATCAACAACAAGGTCAGACAGACAGCGTGCAGCTTTCCATGGAATGA